The following proteins come from a genomic window of Candidatus Bathyarchaeota archaeon:
- a CDS encoding M20/M25/M40 family metallo-hydrolase, whose product MYLQKIYEYIDDHSQKFIGDLVRLVKQPSVSAKGEGMQECAEMVEKMMREVGLSTRIIPEEEGNPVVYGEIKSETSKKTLLFYNHYDVQPPEPLEEWICAPFSGEIRDGKIYGRGVSDDKGNIVSRLKVVQAFLETVGSVPVNIKFVIEGEEEIGSPHLPPVIQKHKNLFSANAAIWEFGGTDRKGRPDVYLGLKGVLSVELRAKGASRDVHSANAPLVPNPAWRLTWALNTLKNEKDEILIDGFYDNVETPSAEEIECLKTIRYEEEEEKKELGLKEYLHNVSGLDVPKALLYQPTCTINGFITGYTDVGSKTVLPNKAMAKLDFRLVPRQMPDEIFDKLVRHLKNRGFGDIEVINHGSTEPVKTPINDKFVQTVIKTAEKVYSKEASIYPTSAASGPMHLFRNRLGYPVVSVGCSHAESRAHAPNENITVEGFIKGTKFIATLVHEFSMS is encoded by the coding sequence TGTGTCAGCGAAAGGAGAGGGAATGCAGGAGTGCGCAGAAATGGTGGAGAAAATGATGAGAGAAGTTGGTCTCTCCACAAGAATTATTCCAGAAGAGGAGGGGAACCCCGTTGTTTACGGCGAAATAAAATCAGAGACATCAAAAAAGACGCTTTTATTCTATAACCATTACGACGTTCAGCCACCAGAACCACTTGAAGAATGGATTTGCGCCCCGTTCAGCGGCGAAATACGCGACGGAAAAATATACGGCAGAGGAGTATCCGACGACAAAGGAAACATTGTTTCTAGGCTAAAGGTTGTTCAAGCCTTTCTAGAAACCGTGGGAAGCGTTCCAGTTAACATAAAATTCGTGATCGAAGGAGAAGAAGAGATAGGGAGTCCCCACTTACCACCCGTCATTCAAAAGCATAAAAACCTCTTTTCAGCCAATGCAGCCATCTGGGAATTTGGAGGCACCGACCGAAAAGGGCGCCCCGATGTCTACCTAGGACTAAAAGGCGTTTTATCCGTCGAGTTAAGAGCTAAAGGTGCCAGCAGAGATGTGCATTCCGCGAATGCTCCACTTGTTCCCAACCCCGCTTGGCGTCTGACATGGGCGCTGAACACGTTGAAAAACGAAAAAGACGAAATTTTGATCGATGGCTTTTACGACAATGTTGAAACTCCCTCCGCTGAGGAGATTGAGTGTCTTAAAACTATTCGCTACGAGGAAGAGGAAGAAAAGAAAGAGTTAGGGTTAAAGGAGTACCTTCACAACGTGTCTGGACTAGACGTCCCAAAAGCGTTGTTGTATCAGCCTACATGCACGATCAACGGATTCATCACTGGATATACGGATGTGGGCTCCAAAACCGTGTTACCTAACAAGGCGATGGCAAAACTAGATTTTCGTCTAGTTCCCCGCCAGATGCCAGATGAAATCTTTGACAAACTCGTGAGACATCTAAAAAATCGTGGGTTCGGGGACATTGAAGTGATTAATCACGGTTCAACGGAACCCGTAAAGACACCGATCAACGACAAGTTTGTTCAAACGGTTATAAAAACTGCTGAAAAAGTCTACAGCAAAGAAGCCTCCATATATCCGACGAGCGCTGCGTCTGGGCCGATGCACCTGTTTCGAAACAGGCTTGGCTATCCTGTTGTTTCGGTTGGGTGTAGCCACGCAGAATCACGTGCACATGCACCTAACGAAAACATCACAGTGGAAGGATTCATTAAAGGAACAAAATTCATAGCCACACTTGTACACGAGTTTAGTATGTCTTAA
- a CDS encoding endonuclease V: protein MQLQLSKLVIRKDMLPETIHYVAGVDVAYKKRISIGAVAVLDFASLSLIESQVAHVKTRFPYIPTLLSFREIPPVFSAIRKLQVHPDVFLVDAHGIMHPYQLGFAAHLGLVIDKPTIGVAKSPLYGKVESATDQEWVPIMDKEKIIGAKLFTKAGKEPVYVSIGHKVSLQRAINIVTRCIRLHRIPEPTWKAHIIANEEKSKT from the coding sequence ATGCAGTTACAGTTGTCCAAACTGGTGATACGTAAGGATATGCTCCCTGAAACTATCCACTACGTAGCTGGGGTGGACGTTGCGTACAAAAAGAGAATATCCATTGGCGCCGTGGCTGTTCTCGACTTCGCTTCATTATCACTCATAGAATCACAGGTGGCTCACGTCAAAACAAGATTCCCTTACATCCCCACCTTGCTCTCTTTTAGAGAAATTCCGCCAGTCTTTTCAGCTATAAGAAAACTACAGGTGCATCCAGATGTTTTTCTAGTCGACGCTCATGGAATCATGCATCCCTATCAACTCGGTTTCGCTGCCCATCTAGGTTTAGTGATAGACAAACCTACGATAGGTGTTGCAAAAAGCCCTTTATATGGTAAGGTTGAATCTGCCACTGATCAAGAGTGGGTGCCTATTATGGATAAGGAAAAAATCATTGGTGCCAAGCTTTTCACAAAGGCGGGAAAAGAACCGGTATACGTTAGTATTGGGCACAAAGTTTCATTACAAAGAGCCATAAACATAGTAACTCGTTGCATACGACTTCATAGAATCCCTGAGCCCACATGGAAAGCCCACATAATAGCGAATGAAGAGAAAAGTAAAACTTAG
- a CDS encoding HDIG domain-containing protein gives MDPRLEKIVKKIRDKSLREKVSSIIENPLVEIEGKVYTGLPLNRSPAGLSRHHSYPEGFLEHTMASTEIALTLCKVIEKIYHGKIDRDLVIAGMVLHDIFKPLTYKEEENGTYGTTPLGERIDHLTLAVSELVQRGFPLNLIHIVCAHHGGQAGPIWPRTIEALVCHLADITDSRLNGEVLRAARYLSRTATGEELHITTSKEAFEIVHSKVIEGWDGVKKTVEKIRQA, from the coding sequence TTGGACCCTCGACTTGAGAAGATCGTGAAAAAAATAAGGGATAAATCGCTTCGGGAAAAAGTATCTTCAATCATCGAAAACCCCTTGGTCGAAATAGAGGGAAAAGTGTACACTGGTTTACCTCTAAATAGATCACCTGCCGGCTTGTCCCGTCATCACAGTTACCCAGAAGGCTTTCTTGAACACACGATGGCTTCAACTGAGATCGCCTTAACACTCTGCAAGGTCATCGAGAAAATCTATCACGGGAAGATAGACAGAGATCTGGTAATCGCAGGGATGGTTTTGCACGACATCTTCAAGCCCCTAACCTACAAAGAAGAAGAAAACGGAACCTACGGAACAACCCCCTTAGGCGAACGAATTGACCACCTGACACTTGCTGTTTCAGAACTTGTTCAAAGAGGCTTCCCCCTTAACCTGATCCACATAGTTTGTGCGCATCATGGAGGCCAGGCAGGACCCATCTGGCCTAGAACAATCGAAGCATTAGTTTGCCACCTGGCAGACATCACGGATTCCCGACTAAACGGTGAGGTGTTGAGAGCAGCAAGATATCTTTCAAGAACAGCTACTGGCGAGGAACTACACATCACCACGTCGAAGGAAGCCTTCGAAATAGTTCACTCGAAAGTGATCGAAGGTTGGGATGGGGTAAAAAAAACTGTGGAGAAGATAAGACAGGCCTAA
- a CDS encoding metallophosphoesterase — MIIGIMADTHDNLPLVDKAVKRLNEEKVELVLHAGDYIAGFVIPRFKPLKANLIGIFGNNDGDHELLRKKFAEYGFDLRRAFAEVKIDGLRIAMLHGKDEELLHSLIDAESHDVIVHGHTHMAKTYRKEKTLVINPGEVCGYVTGKSTIATLNTETLDAKIIPLT; from the coding sequence ATGATTATAGGAATAATGGCGGACACGCATGATAACCTGCCTCTAGTAGACAAAGCTGTGAAAAGGCTAAACGAAGAAAAGGTTGAATTGGTCTTGCACGCCGGAGACTACATCGCAGGCTTTGTAATTCCACGCTTCAAACCCTTAAAAGCCAATCTAATTGGGATTTTTGGCAATAACGACGGCGATCATGAACTGCTGAGAAAGAAGTTTGCAGAATATGGATTCGACCTTCGTAGAGCGTTCGCCGAAGTTAAAATCGATGGCCTAAGAATTGCGATGTTGCACGGAAAAGACGAGGAGCTGCTTCATTCACTCATCGACGCAGAGAGCCACGACGTGATTGTGCATGGTCATACGCACATGGCGAAAACTTACAGGAAGGAAAAAACGCTTGTCATAAACCCAGGGGAAGTCTGCGGATACGTTACTGGAAAATCGACCATAGCTACGCTGAACACTGAAACGCTCGACGCGAAGATAATTCCGCTGACGTGA
- a CDS encoding aconitate hydratase: MGQSITQKILEEHLVEGKFEPGKEIAIKLDQTLTQDATGTMAYLQFEAMGMSRVKTELSVSYIDHNTIQAGFENADDHRYLQSIATKYGILLSRAGNGICHQVHLERFGKPGKTLLGSDSHTPTAGGLGMIGIGAGGLDVAVAMGGEPFYLTCPKVIKINLKGKLRSWVSAKDVVLKVLKVFTTKGNVGCVFEYGGEGAKTLSVPERATITNMSAECGVTTSVFPSDEITKQFLKAQGREKDWVEVKADEDAKYDRVVDVDLSEIVPLVACPHSPGSIKTVKELEGMNVNQVCIGSCTNSSYKDLMTVAKILKGKKIHPSVSFVISPGSKQVLENLAREGALTDLLSIGARITEPICGFCIGNSQSPQTNAVSIRTSNRNFLGRSGTKSAKLYLTSPETAAAAVITGKMTDPRDLGMDYPQVERPEKFYIDDSMIIPPSDTPEQVHIYRGPNIGEPPSNTPMSASISGIVTIKVGDKITTGHIIPAGSRMKYRSNVPKYSEFVFEIVDDTFYKRAVEYRDKGKHNIIVGGLSYGQGSSREHAALCPMFLGVKAVIAKSFERIHSANLINFGIIPLTFKSESDYDEIDSGDEVEIPNIRDLISKNEPLIVENLTKKKDFEVDYELSERQRNILFAGGMLSYIKSK; encoded by the coding sequence ATGGGGCAAAGTATAACTCAGAAGATATTGGAGGAGCATTTAGTAGAGGGAAAATTTGAACCCGGCAAAGAAATAGCCATTAAACTGGATCAGACTTTGACACAGGATGCAACTGGAACCATGGCCTATCTTCAATTTGAGGCAATGGGAATGTCAAGGGTCAAAACTGAGCTTTCTGTGAGTTATATAGATCACAATACAATCCAAGCGGGGTTTGAGAATGCAGATGACCATCGCTATCTTCAGTCAATCGCAACTAAATATGGCATATTATTGTCGAGAGCGGGAAACGGAATTTGCCATCAAGTTCACCTTGAGCGGTTTGGAAAACCAGGAAAAACATTGTTAGGATCCGACAGCCATACGCCAACTGCAGGCGGATTAGGGATGATCGGTATTGGAGCTGGGGGATTGGATGTTGCCGTTGCCATGGGAGGTGAGCCCTTCTATCTTACATGCCCAAAGGTAATCAAAATAAATTTGAAGGGAAAACTAAGGTCATGGGTTTCTGCAAAAGATGTGGTTCTAAAGGTTTTGAAGGTTTTCACTACAAAGGGTAATGTTGGTTGCGTGTTTGAATATGGCGGCGAGGGAGCAAAAACGCTTTCTGTTCCTGAGAGAGCAACCATAACAAATATGAGCGCGGAATGTGGTGTCACTACTTCCGTTTTTCCATCTGATGAAATTACAAAACAGTTTCTAAAAGCTCAGGGCAGAGAAAAGGATTGGGTTGAAGTCAAAGCTGATGAAGATGCTAAATATGACCGGGTGGTTGACGTTGACCTGAGCGAAATAGTTCCACTCGTAGCTTGTCCACATAGCCCCGGGAGCATCAAGACAGTGAAAGAGTTGGAGGGAATGAACGTAAATCAAGTATGTATTGGGAGCTGCACAAATTCTTCCTATAAAGATCTGATGACTGTTGCAAAAATACTGAAAGGAAAAAAAATCCATCCTTCTGTTAGCTTCGTTATTTCCCCCGGCTCAAAACAAGTACTTGAGAACCTTGCTAGGGAAGGAGCATTAACAGATCTATTATCTATCGGAGCGCGAATTACAGAGCCCATCTGCGGATTCTGCATTGGAAACAGCCAATCGCCTCAAACAAATGCAGTGTCAATCCGTACATCCAATAGGAATTTCCTCGGTCGTTCTGGAACAAAAAGTGCAAAGCTATATCTAACAAGTCCTGAAACAGCTGCTGCAGCAGTCATTACAGGGAAAATGACAGACCCAAGGGACCTTGGAATGGATTATCCTCAAGTAGAGAGGCCCGAGAAATTCTATATAGATGACAGCATGATTATTCCTCCTTCGGACACACCAGAGCAGGTTCACATATACCGGGGTCCAAACATTGGAGAACCACCGTCTAATACTCCAATGTCAGCTAGCATCTCTGGAATTGTTACCATCAAGGTAGGGGACAAAATCACTACAGGTCATATCATTCCAGCTGGAAGTAGGATGAAATACCGGTCTAACGTGCCTAAATACTCGGAGTTCGTATTTGAAATAGTGGATGACACCTTCTACAAAAGAGCTGTGGAATATAGAGATAAAGGAAAACACAACATCATTGTAGGAGGACTAAGCTATGGCCAAGGTTCTTCACGGGAGCATGCAGCTCTGTGTCCAATGTTTTTAGGAGTAAAAGCGGTCATCGCGAAATCTTTTGAGAGAATACATTCAGCAAATCTAATCAATTTTGGAATCATTCCTTTGACCTTCAAATCAGAATCTGACTATGACGAAATAGACTCTGGAGATGAAGTCGAGATTCCCAATATTAGGGATTTGATATCAAAAAATGAGCCGTTGATCGTAGAAAACCTTACAAAGAAAAAGGATTTTGAGGTCGACTATGAATTATCAGAAAGACAACGCAATATTCTCTTTGCTGGTGGAATGCTTTCCTATATCAAAAGTAAATAG